A single window of Leptospira semungkisensis DNA harbors:
- a CDS encoding glycosyltransferase family 2 protein, which translates to MKLVINIPCYNEEKTLPLVLSEIPKKIPGIKTIEVQIVDDGSKDRTSEIALKYGCKLIAHKRNLGLGRAFKSGVEAALSRGADIFVNTDADNQYPSSYIPDLIRGVMEGTSDIVIGNRVPWKVEYFSPLKKVLQWFGNFIVRNLIGTDVPDTVSGFRAYSRESLLRLNVTTKFSYVLDTIVQAVKMDLGVSSIPIHTNPPTRKSRLFKNIFQHMWKSGTSLIRLLIIHRPFYFFGLLASISFLPALAIAVRFLVFFSMGEGQGHVQSLLFAVVLVILSGLFIISGILAFLTGMNRKFLEETLYLQRKREYFKKNG; encoded by the coding sequence ATGAAATTAGTTATCAATATTCCATGCTATAATGAAGAAAAGACTCTTCCTTTAGTTCTCTCCGAAATTCCTAAAAAGATCCCAGGTATCAAAACTATAGAAGTTCAGATCGTAGACGATGGTTCTAAGGATCGCACTTCTGAAATTGCTTTGAAATATGGATGCAAGCTCATCGCTCATAAAAGGAATTTGGGTCTAGGGCGGGCGTTCAAGTCCGGAGTTGAGGCGGCCTTATCTAGAGGCGCGGATATTTTCGTAAATACGGATGCGGACAATCAGTATCCTTCTTCTTATATTCCTGACTTGATCCGAGGAGTGATGGAAGGCACTTCCGATATAGTGATCGGGAACCGTGTTCCTTGGAAGGTGGAATATTTTTCTCCTTTAAAGAAAGTGCTGCAGTGGTTCGGAAATTTTATCGTTCGCAATCTGATCGGGACGGATGTGCCGGATACCGTATCCGGATTCAGAGCTTATTCGAGGGAAAGTCTTCTTCGCTTAAACGTTACTACTAAGTTTTCCTATGTTTTAGATACGATCGTGCAAGCAGTGAAAATGGATCTTGGAGTTTCTTCTATCCCGATCCATACAAATCCTCCAACTAGAAAATCAAGGTTGTTCAAGAATATCTTCCAACATATGTGGAAGTCCGGAACTTCACTCATTCGTCTATTGATCATTCATAGACCTTTTTATTTTTTCGGATTACTTGCTTCGATTTCCTTTTTACCTGCGTTAGCGATCGCGGTCCGTTTCTTGGTTTTCTTTTCTATGGGAGAAGGGCAGGGTCATGTGCAGTCTTTATTGTTTGCAGTGGTCTTAGTCATTCTTTCCGGCTTATTTATTATATCGGGGATCTTGGCATTCTTGACCGGGATGAATCGAAAGTTTTTGGAAGAAACACTTTATCTGCAAAGAAAAAGAGAGTATTTCAAGAAAAACGGATAA
- a CDS encoding LA_3751/LA_3752 family putative glycosyltransferase, with product MTSVRNFFVSYSYWIVPLLFLANVISTVPLDKGFNSDSGLKLLQTRGILSSGIHKQEVFYPGKDVDPDYSFNLYKDFLIKTADGRIFGQYSWLFSCISAPILALLGTGALVPFCILLYLFSVLSFELIYKPSKFTVFFALLCTPILLYSLEYSENTLFLLLSALGVSIYFKDSELNLKYSELFLSGALIALPVWLRLEPLIFIPIFGLSILLVRNREILSLRFWKENLALASGILLSAGSFLLYNSIMYGNILGPRFAASGKNVWDLGIKLKQMFVLFFFGYWKLGYFGYMPLLLWVFISQLGKFKTLSPRVKLLVTLNLIYIPCISFLVGTEAFVNWGPRYLALALFPSLMVLDDWYLRTFQSGFPKLKLVALVLLTSVSLWATVKGFQMIRASYKQIGGISKELNDLNPDYVITGSQLISGHFGKLVMTKPCFLVYSEADVNVLTDRIFAKEKDKTILFLVSKHEMKDVEEKLESGGSDSFFSLLKKATPHVLNYTNLSAEENQKIIRILKEKAKSSEEKEARDYFAYLFKT from the coding sequence ATGACATCCGTCCGCAATTTCTTTGTTTCCTATTCTTATTGGATCGTACCTCTTTTATTTTTGGCCAATGTGATCTCTACTGTTCCTTTGGATAAGGGCTTCAATTCCGATTCTGGACTGAAGTTGCTGCAAACTAGAGGGATCTTATCGAGCGGCATACACAAGCAAGAAGTGTTTTATCCGGGAAAGGATGTAGATCCTGATTATTCCTTTAATCTATATAAAGATTTCTTAATTAAAACTGCGGACGGACGAATTTTCGGTCAGTACTCTTGGTTATTCTCCTGTATTTCTGCGCCTATCCTCGCACTTCTCGGGACTGGAGCCTTGGTTCCCTTTTGTATCCTACTCTATTTGTTCTCGGTGCTTTCCTTCGAATTGATCTATAAGCCAAGTAAGTTTACAGTATTCTTTGCCTTGCTCTGCACTCCCATTCTGCTCTATTCATTGGAATATAGTGAAAATACTCTGTTTTTACTTTTAAGCGCCTTAGGAGTTTCGATCTACTTTAAAGATTCTGAATTGAATTTAAAGTATTCGGAGTTGTTCCTTTCCGGAGCGTTGATTGCCCTTCCGGTTTGGCTTCGCTTGGAACCTTTGATCTTTATTCCTATTTTTGGGCTTTCCATCTTGCTCGTGAGAAATCGAGAGATCCTCTCTCTAAGGTTTTGGAAAGAGAACCTTGCATTAGCCTCCGGGATATTGCTCTCCGCCGGTTCCTTTTTACTTTATAATTCTATAATGTATGGGAATATTCTTGGACCGAGGTTTGCAGCGAGCGGAAAGAATGTTTGGGACTTGGGGATCAAACTCAAGCAGATGTTTGTTCTATTCTTCTTCGGGTATTGGAAGCTTGGCTATTTCGGTTATATGCCACTACTTCTTTGGGTTTTTATCTCTCAGCTTGGTAAGTTCAAGACGCTTAGTCCAAGAGTCAAATTGCTTGTTACATTAAATTTAATTTATATACCTTGTATTAGCTTTCTTGTGGGAACCGAAGCCTTCGTGAACTGGGGACCCAGATATCTGGCTCTTGCTCTTTTTCCTTCTTTGATGGTCTTGGACGATTGGTATTTGAGAACATTTCAATCCGGATTTCCTAAGTTGAAGTTGGTAGCTTTAGTTTTATTAACCTCCGTTTCTTTATGGGCCACGGTCAAGGGATTCCAGATGATCCGCGCCTCTTATAAGCAGATAGGAGGGATTTCCAAAGAGCTTAACGATCTAAACCCGGATTATGTGATTACCGGAAGCCAATTGATCTCGGGGCATTTCGGCAAATTGGTGATGACCAAGCCTTGCTTTTTGGTCTACTCCGAAGCGGACGTGAATGTGCTAACCGATCGCATCTTTGCCAAAGAAAAAGATAAGACGATTCTATTCTTAGTCTCTAAGCATGAGATGAAGGACGTAGAAGAGAAGTTAGAAAGTGGCGGTTCCGATTCATTCTTTTCTCTTTTAAAGAAGGCGACCCCTCATGTGCTGAACTATACGAATCTTTCTGCCGAAGAAAATCAAAAGATCATTCGTATCTTGAAAGAGAAGGCAAAATCTTCGGAAGAAAAAGAAGCCAGAGATTATTTTGCGTATTTATTTAAGACTTAA
- a CDS encoding lysylphosphatidylglycerol synthase transmembrane domain-containing protein, giving the protein MSIKSIKKISTFAFLLLAFSFFVYYIFVNYKNLPQIHWNSISLFGSIGSVFLYSLNILAGGLIWHVLLRDYGVTISVKESIHIVCLAQFGKYLPGNVGQHIGRVAIANEKKIPAAITLQTILMESILLAVIGISISLVGFFAYEFANLNDSRGFILQMVVICLGALFLPKILILLANKFAKGKLEKLAGGNPLRIPNFSALSIAALLYVFTFVNLGIILDIIAKTIFQYSESNIFFLTTAFAWSWILGYLAPGAPAGLGVREAVIIASLSSKYDPGIAIGLSIVLRFITTIGDGAVFLVALAFKNRSFLKS; this is encoded by the coding sequence ATGAGCATCAAATCCATCAAAAAGATCTCGACTTTCGCCTTTCTTTTGTTGGCGTTTTCATTTTTCGTTTATTATATTTTCGTTAACTATAAGAACCTTCCTCAAATCCATTGGAATTCGATCTCCCTATTCGGTTCCATCGGCTCCGTATTCTTATATTCTTTGAATATATTGGCGGGAGGATTGATCTGGCATGTTCTATTAAGGGATTATGGGGTTACAATTTCCGTGAAGGAATCCATTCATATCGTATGCTTGGCTCAATTCGGAAAATACCTCCCTGGAAACGTTGGACAACATATCGGAAGAGTCGCTATTGCAAATGAGAAAAAGATCCCGGCTGCGATCACATTGCAAACGATTCTGATGGAGTCGATTCTTCTGGCTGTCATCGGAATCTCGATTAGCCTGGTCGGTTTTTTTGCCTATGAGTTTGCGAATCTAAATGATTCTAGAGGTTTTATCCTGCAAATGGTAGTAATATGCTTAGGAGCCTTGTTTCTTCCTAAGATTCTAATACTTCTCGCAAATAAATTTGCAAAAGGGAAATTAGAAAAGCTGGCCGGTGGAAATCCATTAAGAATTCCTAATTTTTCCGCATTATCAATCGCTGCACTTCTCTATGTATTTACCTTCGTAAATCTGGGGATCATTCTAGATATTATTGCAAAGACGATTTTTCAATATTCGGAAAGCAATATATTCTTTTTAACAACTGCATTCGCTTGGTCTTGGATACTTGGATACTTGGCTCCCGGAGCGCCTGCCGGGTTAGGAGTAAGAGAAGCGGTTATCATTGCAAGCCTCTCCTCAAAATACGATCCGGGAATCGCAATAGGCTTGAGCATCGTATTAAGATTTATTACTACGATCGGAGATGGGGCTGTATTCTTAGTTGCACTGGCCTTTAAGAACAGAAGCTTTCTTAAGTCTTAA
- a CDS encoding class I SAM-dependent methyltransferase has protein sequence MEKETRERKPHAILDEDSRYKKAKKIHVIVERFGPSKTGNFLEVGTGSGFIAAYFTKIFSKVNAIDVNDQRQTKENINFKLVSGTKLPFSDGYFDLAVSNHVIEHVGDYTSQLDHLSEIYRVLKKDGILYLAVPNRWRIIEPHYRLPLLSWFPRFLSDLYVKLTGKGKFYDCLPLSRNGAFEILQKSGYEVQEVTIDAIRIYGEVEAKNPIVKFIATLPRFFFLLFNPWIATLIFVCKKKSK, from the coding sequence ATGGAAAAAGAAACTAGAGAACGAAAGCCTCACGCGATCCTGGATGAAGACTCCAGATACAAGAAGGCAAAGAAGATCCATGTGATCGTAGAAAGATTCGGGCCGAGTAAGACCGGAAATTTTCTAGAAGTAGGAACAGGCTCCGGTTTTATCGCTGCTTATTTTACGAAGATCTTTTCGAAAGTAAATGCAATCGATGTAAACGATCAAAGGCAAACCAAAGAGAATATAAATTTCAAATTGGTGTCCGGTACTAAGCTACCTTTCTCCGACGGATATTTCGATCTAGCGGTCTCAAACCATGTGATCGAGCATGTTGGGGATTATACGAGCCAATTAGATCACCTCTCCGAAATCTATAGAGTGTTGAAGAAGGACGGAATCCTGTATTTGGCCGTTCCGAATCGATGGAGAATTATAGAACCGCATTACAGATTGCCTTTGCTCAGTTGGTTCCCAAGATTCTTATCGGATCTTTATGTGAAACTAACCGGAAAAGGAAAGTTCTACGACTGCCTTCCTCTATCCAGAAACGGCGCGTTCGAGATCTTGCAAAAATCGGGATATGAAGTCCAAGAAGTGACTATAGACGCAATCCGAATCTACGGAGAAGTAGAAGCCAAGAATCCAATCGTAAAATTCATTGCAACGCTCCCGCGTTTCTTCTTTTTGCTATTCAATCCTTGGATCGCCACATTGATCTTTGTCTGCAAAAAGAAATCCAAATAA
- a CDS encoding glycosyltransferase family 4 protein encodes MSKPNLLFVSRKWPPAVGGMETYSYELYSGLLEKYDITLLALPGKPNGRPPSLLSLALFILKITLYCFFRGRKFSKVVFTDTLIFPAALAHALVNPKGNRISVFYGLDLVYANRPGFLPFIYGFVIGFISLVQNVFSKIVAISKSTQMIAVEKGFKNIAIVVPTLPSQGFTSQIPKEFVVPEKYSECKYPIFYFGRLIARKGSLWFAKEVLPSIKQDVLFFVSGNIMDPEYAKELISLPRVVYLGAVPSDQIVNYIRTSSLVVMPNIEIPGGKDKEGFGLVAIEASSVGCRLLASDLEGLSDAVQNGITGYQAPPNQPEAWVQKINEILKQSEADRKKWIESSAKATREIYSPKELIRKFSELLES; translated from the coding sequence TTGTCCAAGCCAAACTTATTATTCGTTTCCAGAAAATGGCCACCTGCAGTAGGAGGAATGGAAACATATTCTTACGAACTCTATTCCGGATTATTAGAAAAATATGATATAACCCTGCTTGCCTTACCAGGAAAACCGAACGGAAGGCCTCCTTCCCTTTTATCTCTCGCTCTATTCATCTTAAAGATCACTCTTTATTGCTTCTTTAGAGGAAGAAAATTTTCCAAAGTAGTTTTTACAGATACTCTGATCTTTCCTGCTGCTCTCGCTCATGCCTTAGTAAACCCGAAAGGTAACAGGATCTCGGTATTTTACGGATTGGATCTAGTATATGCCAATCGTCCGGGGTTTTTACCTTTTATCTATGGATTCGTGATCGGTTTCATTTCTTTGGTTCAGAATGTATTCTCCAAGATCGTTGCGATCTCCAAGTCCACACAAATGATCGCAGTCGAGAAAGGGTTTAAGAATATTGCGATTGTAGTTCCCACATTACCGAGCCAAGGGTTTACTTCTCAGATCCCGAAAGAATTCGTCGTTCCCGAAAAATACTCAGAATGCAAATACCCTATCTTCTATTTCGGACGTTTGATTGCGAGAAAAGGATCCCTCTGGTTTGCTAAAGAAGTTCTTCCTTCCATAAAGCAGGACGTCTTATTCTTCGTTTCGGGAAACATTATGGATCCCGAATATGCGAAAGAATTAATCTCTCTTCCGAGAGTGGTGTATTTGGGCGCTGTTCCGAGCGATCAGATCGTAAATTATATTCGTACAAGTTCTTTAGTAGTCATGCCCAATATAGAGATCCCCGGAGGAAAGGACAAAGAAGGCTTCGGGTTAGTTGCCATTGAAGCTTCTTCCGTAGGATGCAGACTACTCGCAAGCGACCTAGAGGGTTTATCTGACGCTGTCCAAAACGGGATCACTGGATACCAAGCGCCTCCAAACCAGCCAGAAGCCTGGGTCCAAAAAATAAATGAGATACTCAAGCAGTCCGAAGCGGATCGCAAGAAATGGATAGAGTCGTCTGCAAAAGCTACCAGAGAGATCTACTCCCCCAAAGAATTGATCCGAAAATTTTCAGAACTATTAGAATCCTGA
- a CDS encoding 5-(carboxyamino)imidazole ribonucleotide synthase, protein MKKVLLPPSRLGVMGSGQLGRMFAQEAIRMGYKVSVYSPERNSPASLAGAEEIVAPYEDETTLLNFLKSVEALTFEFENVPGGELNFISKYAKENSLPVFPSPDCIRIAQHRIREKNQFAQLGLPTVPFFPITNKSEASHAAETCKFPAVLKTSSFGYDGKGQTKFKTREEFRAWVGSLGQGPLDLILEEWFEFDKEASVILARDQDGRMLSFPPSENIHKNHILDLTIHPGNFSEKLTKEMVRAAETLAEGINYIGVFGLEFFIKGEKVVLNEFAPRPHNSGHFSQNSADISQFELQLRTLTGLPFPNKIHSQPSSMKNILGQNYLPGSQAWEKYLSDPRYTLHLYGKTDPRQDRKMGHWNYVGEHPEKAFD, encoded by the coding sequence ATGAAGAAAGTTTTACTTCCTCCCTCACGCTTGGGAGTAATGGGTTCCGGACAACTCGGAAGGATGTTCGCGCAAGAAGCGATTCGCATGGGTTACAAGGTTTCAGTATATTCTCCGGAAAGAAATAGCCCAGCCTCTCTTGCTGGCGCAGAAGAGATCGTTGCTCCTTATGAGGATGAAACTACTCTATTAAATTTTCTAAAATCTGTAGAAGCACTTACATTCGAATTTGAAAATGTTCCTGGTGGTGAGTTGAATTTCATTTCTAAGTATGCAAAAGAAAATTCACTTCCTGTTTTTCCGAGTCCGGACTGCATTCGCATTGCACAGCACAGGATTAGAGAAAAAAACCAGTTCGCACAACTTGGACTTCCCACAGTGCCTTTTTTTCCGATCACAAACAAATCGGAAGCGAGCCATGCAGCGGAAACCTGCAAATTCCCCGCAGTATTAAAAACTTCTTCCTTCGGTTACGACGGCAAAGGTCAGACAAAATTCAAGACAAGAGAAGAGTTTAGAGCCTGGGTAGGATCTCTTGGGCAAGGACCGTTGGATCTAATCTTAGAAGAATGGTTCGAGTTCGACAAAGAAGCCTCAGTGATCCTTGCTAGGGATCAGGATGGAAGAATGCTTTCCTTTCCACCTTCCGAGAATATTCATAAGAATCATATCTTAGATCTCACTATCCATCCCGGAAATTTTTCAGAAAAGCTCACGAAAGAAATGGTCCGTGCAGCAGAGACTCTTGCAGAAGGAATCAATTATATCGGAGTCTTTGGACTCGAGTTTTTCATTAAAGGAGAGAAGGTAGTATTAAACGAATTCGCTCCCAGGCCTCATAATTCCGGACACTTCAGCCAGAATTCCGCAGATATCTCTCAGTTCGAATTGCAATTGAGAACGTTAACCGGTCTTCCTTTTCCGAACAAGATCCATTCCCAACCTTCTTCCATGAAGAATATATTGGGGCAGAATTATCTGCCAGGCTCCCAAGCTTGGGAGAAATATCTCTCTGATCCAAGATACACTCTGCATCTCTACGGAAAGACCGATCCTAGGCAGGACAGAAAAATGGGACATTGGAATTATGTAGGAGAACATCCGGAGAAAGCGTTCGATTAA
- the purE gene encoding 5-(carboxyamino)imidazole ribonucleotide mutase, with the protein MQTKVAVIMGSSSDWETMKEAVTILKEFGIECHKEIVSAHRSPELMVDFAKSARSKGFEVIIAGAGGAAHLPGMVASLTTLPVLGVPVQSKALSGMDSLLSIVQMPGGVPVGTLAIGTAGAKNAGLLAARILSLKDESLSQKLEKYRTDIREEALSKNKDLI; encoded by the coding sequence GTGCAAACCAAAGTGGCCGTGATTATGGGTAGTAGTTCCGATTGGGAAACCATGAAGGAAGCAGTGACCATTCTAAAAGAATTCGGGATCGAATGCCATAAAGAGATCGTCTCCGCACATAGATCTCCCGAACTCATGGTGGACTTCGCAAAGTCCGCAAGATCCAAAGGCTTCGAAGTCATTATCGCGGGTGCAGGAGGAGCGGCTCATCTTCCTGGAATGGTCGCCTCCTTGACCACGTTACCCGTATTAGGTGTTCCAGTGCAAAGCAAGGCTCTATCAGGAATGGATAGTCTTCTCTCCATCGTTCAGATGCCTGGAGGAGTTCCTGTGGGAACTCTTGCTATCGGAACTGCAGGAGCAAAAAATGCAGGGCTACTTGCTGCAAGAATTCTTTCCTTAAAAGACGAATCTCTCTCCCAGAAATTAGAAAAATATAGAACCGATATTAGAGAAGAAGCCTTGTCCAAAAACAAAGATCTGATATGA
- a CDS encoding UDP-N-acetylmuramoyl-tripeptide--D-alanyl-D-alanine ligase codes for MKAPFQYDPETVRRILQSPSEFSFQVEEQILSITTASSMAEPNSLFVPLRGNRDGHDFIADALNRGASYFLCEKDHPILETLSDLEKRKAIQVKDTLLALGKLGEFHRSRFNPIVIAVTGSSGKTTTKEILASCLSPLEDSMIVTEKNYNNEIGVPFTLFRIGPKTRYVVCEMGMNHKGEIARLTKMARPDYSIITTIGTAHIEMLGSRKGVAKAKSEILEGMFKPGILFYPETGEYKNFLKRRSLRYGIKFKSVPLQKRIDIIETNRNGFKISFLDKTLDWNLPGIRLLENLALCISLLEEIKTPTNWIQEGIQNFRSSDKRLDLQIGNYKILNDTYNANRESMLSSLEACSQISAEDGFYAVLGDMKEVGNYSQKFHTEIGEFAASLSNCKGIFLYGKESAHALKSFRKKAKQDLPSFSFPGDEEGLKLLIETVRKEVPAGSYLLAKASRGMKLERAVEALNSTITVP; via the coding sequence ATGAAAGCTCCATTCCAATACGATCCGGAAACTGTTCGAAGAATACTCCAAAGTCCATCCGAGTTTTCTTTCCAAGTGGAAGAGCAGATCCTGAGCATCACAACCGCTTCTTCTATGGCAGAGCCGAATTCATTATTCGTTCCTTTAAGAGGAAATCGGGACGGACATGATTTCATTGCGGATGCATTGAACAGAGGAGCAAGTTATTTTCTATGCGAGAAGGATCATCCGATCCTAGAAACTCTTTCCGATCTCGAAAAGCGTAAGGCGATCCAGGTAAAGGACACATTACTTGCTCTCGGAAAGTTAGGAGAATTTCATAGATCCAGATTCAATCCGATCGTGATCGCAGTCACAGGCTCTAGTGGAAAGACTACTACCAAAGAGATCTTAGCTTCTTGTCTTTCTCCTTTAGAAGATTCTATGATCGTGACTGAAAAGAATTATAATAATGAGATAGGAGTTCCTTTCACTCTATTTCGCATCGGACCTAAGACAAGATATGTGGTCTGTGAGATGGGAATGAACCATAAAGGCGAAATTGCAAGGCTGACCAAGATGGCAAGGCCGGATTATTCCATCATTACTACGATAGGCACGGCTCATATAGAGATGCTTGGCTCTCGCAAAGGAGTCGCAAAGGCAAAGTCGGAGATATTAGAAGGAATGTTCAAGCCAGGAATACTCTTTTATCCGGAAACGGGAGAATATAAGAATTTCCTAAAGCGTAGAAGTCTCCGTTATGGGATCAAATTCAAATCAGTTCCACTTCAGAAAAGAATAGATATTATAGAAACCAACCGAAACGGATTTAAGATCTCTTTTTTAGATAAGACCTTGGATTGGAATCTTCCCGGAATCCGATTATTAGAGAACCTCGCTCTTTGTATCTCTCTGTTGGAAGAAATAAAAACTCCTACAAATTGGATCCAAGAAGGGATCCAAAATTTCAGATCTTCTGACAAGAGATTGGATCTGCAGATCGGAAACTATAAGATCCTAAATGATACGTATAATGCGAATCGAGAGTCCATGCTTTCTTCCTTAGAGGCCTGCTCCCAGATCAGTGCTGAGGATGGATTCTACGCAGTGCTCGGAGACATGAAGGAAGTCGGAAATTATTCCCAAAAATTCCATACGGAGATAGGAGAATTCGCGGCCTCCTTATCTAATTGCAAAGGGATTTTCTTGTATGGAAAAGAATCGGCGCACGCACTGAAGTCCTTTCGAAAGAAAGCAAAGCAAGACCTGCCTTCCTTCTCCTTTCCAGGAGACGAAGAAGGATTGAAACTTCTAATAGAAACAGTTCGCAAAGAAGTACCTGCAGGCTCTTATCTTCTAGCCAAGGCATCTAGAGGAATGAAATTAGAGAGAGCCGTAGAGGCCTTAAATTCCACAATAACCGTTCCTTAA
- a CDS encoding Gfo/Idh/MocA family protein — protein MRKSTVVLIGLGRIASSLEKDPYRNKPCTHAGVLFSGWGKKNFQFIGGIEPNADKRDSFSKQWKLSPELLHEDWEDWKKFKQIPDLAIISSPSESHYRNALDCIEFGIQNLLIEKPVCETFVQAKDLDKFARKKGVRIWVNHERRYHPKYAWAKSVIESGKYGEVRTIRASVLTSALAPGRAYKGRTGPLFHDGTHAVDLIYWLLGKPDRVRSSLTRRKGIPVEDRAVAFLEYKSGPIVFLEAGGARDYFQFEMDIMTEKARILLSNDGMKLFESRPSRIYKGFNSLTEVSFPEKSFLGSNPFENLYSSIRKVLTGKSESMTGDISENLNIMELLHRIKTKAEIQTVSEI, from the coding sequence ATGCGGAAATCTACGGTAGTTTTGATCGGGCTAGGCAGGATTGCTTCTTCCTTAGAAAAAGATCCGTATCGAAACAAGCCATGTACTCATGCTGGAGTCTTATTCTCCGGATGGGGAAAAAAGAATTTTCAGTTTATAGGTGGGATCGAGCCGAATGCCGACAAGCGTGACTCCTTCTCCAAGCAATGGAAATTATCCCCAGAGCTTTTGCATGAGGATTGGGAAGATTGGAAGAAGTTCAAGCAAATCCCTGACCTTGCTATTATCTCTAGTCCGTCCGAATCTCATTATAGAAATGCGTTGGATTGTATCGAGTTCGGCATTCAAAACCTTCTTATAGAAAAGCCTGTTTGTGAGACCTTCGTTCAAGCCAAAGACTTGGACAAGTTCGCAAGAAAAAAAGGGGTTCGAATTTGGGTGAATCACGAGAGAAGATACCATCCCAAATATGCCTGGGCCAAGTCTGTCATTGAATCCGGAAAGTACGGAGAGGTTCGGACCATTCGCGCTTCCGTTTTGACTTCTGCCTTGGCGCCCGGAAGAGCGTATAAGGGAAGGACAGGACCATTATTCCATGATGGAACTCATGCTGTGGATCTGATCTATTGGTTGCTTGGAAAACCGGACAGAGTGCGTTCTTCTCTCACTCGTCGAAAAGGGATCCCGGTAGAGGATCGAGCAGTTGCCTTTTTGGAATATAAGTCGGGACCGATCGTCTTTTTGGAAGCAGGCGGAGCTAGAGATTACTTTCAATTCGAAATGGATATCATGACGGAGAAGGCAAGGATCCTTCTTTCCAACGATGGAATGAAACTGTTCGAATCCCGTCCTTCCCGCATATACAAGGGATTTAATAGTTTGACGGAAGTCTCATTTCCCGAAAAATCATTCCTCGGATCAAATCCGTTCGAGAATCTATATTCGTCGATTCGCAAAGTGCTTACTGGCAAGTCCGAAAGTATGACGGGAGATATCAGCGAGAATCTAAATATCATGGAACTCTTGCATCGGATCAAAACGAAGGCAGAGATCCAAACGGTTTCCGAGATTTAA